The nucleotide sequence CGCCGAAGTTGTAGATGGcagtgatgccgtccaccacCGCCTTCTCTTCCACTGTCGACGACTTCGCCGTCTGTTCCGGCGCCGGCCTTGCATGGCACGGGCCGACGATGAGCAGCATCACCACTAAGGCGGCGAGCAGGATGCGAGCCATGGTCGCCATGTCAGTATGTCACGTACTGCAAGTGCGCGCGGTGTTCGTTTTGGAGGCCAGTAGGCGCCTTTTATGAGCGCGCCGTGAGCCCCATTTGCTTGCCGGGTTCGGACAACGAAACGAGCATGTCCGAGCCGGAGAGAGCTGACGCGCATGCCGAGCAAACCGAGTCGGAGTCGCCACGTCACCACGTCTTTCTCGCACGAATCTCCAGGCGACCGGGGTGATGGGGTTAGGAGAAAGCCGCGTGTCCTTGCACGGATCTTGAGGCAGGTTGGGGGGAGGGTTAAAGCCCAGGCCGAAGGGTTTGCtcgtcttcctctctctcccctccTCTCCCGCGGCGGCGCGTGCGAGACCTATCCGCCGCTACGCCATGGCCAAGTACAACGTGGTGCAGAAGAACAAGCGCCAGTGGAAGCAGGACCGCAAGCGCGCCGCGCATGGGGAGCCCGGCACCGGCAAGCTCAAGCAGCGGACCGCGCCCGTCTCCATGTCCGGCAAGCGGAAACGCAAGCTCGAGCGCCGCCTCAACCGGGTAAGTCTGGTGGCTTTTCGTAGCTAGGAGGTCTTTCGTGCGATTGTTTGTCTTCTCTGATGTTTTTTGGTGGGTTATTGCTGTGCAGGAGCAGAAAGAGGCTGCGATGATTAAGGCGCTGGAGAACAATATGGGAGATGTCGACATGGTCTCTGCTGAAGGTGAGAGATTCTAGGGACGATTGCTTGTTTCGATTCAGTTAGATCGGATTTTGGAGAATTGGTGTAGTGGTGATTGCAAAGGATTGACCTAGACTGGCTATTTGGACGGTTAATAATAATTGCAACAGTTAATGATTGTGTGGTTCAT is from Miscanthus floridulus cultivar M001 chromosome 7, ASM1932011v1, whole genome shotgun sequence and encodes:
- the LOC136463752 gene encoding uncharacterized protein, producing the protein MAKYNVVQKNKRQWKQDRKRAAHGEPGTGKLKQRTAPVSMSGKRKRKLERRLNREQKEAAMIKALENNMGDVDMVSAEESSEAAKGKSQVKFGVKKNSRIQIKRLKGKGRKKAKNAKPPAKEKVVAMVE